The Aedes aegypti strain LVP_AGWG chromosome 3, AaegL5.0 Primary Assembly, whole genome shotgun sequence genome contains a region encoding:
- the LOC5573884 gene encoding protein claret segregational, producing MMESKIPKPSFIKKPTGMASLPGNARPPFSDLLNVPADLDFNGKRFASPELVNAAVLNRGKLRRSRSATDLSRPNFHRPKFVPNLETISSAKSNLNSASNSQGKQVFRPTNLRRSVSATDINMRVPSSLGPETNNAAQQFKRQLSSITSGLPSKASKTNGTASATGRVFATKSVTSTIAPASGQPTSKKPTTAFKAKVVPTKTASVNSSASSEKSSSSSGGAAKKVINKRIPPYDYKARFQDLLEKHQVLKEKLENLRQVNSDLESLPQKYDDCLKELNKLKQDHEKLNAEHVSVVSENASLKLKNVSLSTSLNETECELRLLKEQYNAADTERHQLRELVKSLQEKSSALEQQNEALREDNDKKAEILFRANIERKDLHNTIMDLRGNIRVFCRVRPPLVSEADRLESAWKYLDEQSLEIGATDGSNKRMEFSFDHVFHSKTTQEDIFENVAPLIQSALDGYNVCIFAYGQTGSGKTYTMDGVTDHLGVIPRTVDLIFNAVEDYKRLGWEYEIRVNFLEIYNEILYDLLDSSGTTKELEIRMANAKNKTDVYVSNIIEETVQTKNHLRQLMSIAKSNRATACTAGNERSSRSHAVTKIQLIGTHREKTELSIGSINLVDLAGSESPKTSTRMDETKNINRSLSELSNVILALVQKNEHIPYRNSKLTHLLMPSLGGNSKTLMFVNVSPFQDCFNETVKSLRFASQVNACKMQKVRKNKILNNSSIF from the exons ATGATGGAGTCCAAAATACCCAAACCCAGCTTTATCAAAAAACCAACCGGAATGGCAAGTCTCCCGGGTAACGCCCGGCCTCCTTTTTCCGATTTGCTGAACGTTCCGGCCGATTTGGATTTCAACGGAAAACGGTTCGCTTCTCCCGAGCTTGTCAATGCTGCCGTTTTGAACCGTGGCAAATTGCGTCGCAGTCGCTCGGCAACCGACCTCAGCAGGCCAAATTTTCACCGACCCAAGTTTGTGCCAAATTTGGAAACCATTTCTTCGGCTAAAAGTAATCTAAATTCGGCAAGTAATTCTCAGGGGAAACAAGTTTTTAGGCCGACCAATCTACGCCGAAGTGTTTCCGCCACCGATATTAACATGAGGGTTCCCTCCAGTTTGGGTCCAGAGACGAATAACGCGGCTCAGCAATTTAAACGGCAGCTTTCATCGATAACCTCCGGATTGCCCTCGAAAGCAAGCAAAACAAACGGAACGGCAAGTGCCACGGGAAGAGTTTTTGCCACCAAATCGGTCACTTCCACAATTGCTCCCG CTTCTGGTCAGCCTACCAGTAAGAAGCCGACGACCGCATTCAAAGCCAAGGTAGTTCCCACAAAAACAGCTTCGGTCAATTCCAGTGCATCCAGTGAAAAGTCCAGCTCTTCCAGTGGCGGAGCGGCCAAAAAAGTGATTAACAAGCGGATTCCGCCATACGACTACAAGGCCCGATTCCAAGATTTGCTAGAAAAACACCAGGTCCTAAaggaaaagctggaaaatctccGCCAGGTGAATTCCGATTTGGAATCGCTACCGCAAAAATATGACGATTGTCTCAAAGAGTTGAACAAATTGAAACAAGATCACGAAAAACTCAACGCGGAACACGTTTCGGTCGTTTCGGAAAATGCCAGCCTCAAGTTGAAGAATGTGTCCCTTTCTACAAGTCTAAACGAAACAGAATGTGAGCTGCGATTGCTCAAAGAGCAGTATAACGCGGCCGACACAGAGCGCCATCAACTTCGGGAGCTAGTAAAATCCCTTCAAGAGAAATCATCTGCTTTGGAGCAGCAGAATGAAGCCCTGCGGGAAGACAACGACAAGAAGGCCGAGATTCTGTTCCGGGCCAACATCGAGCGAAAGGATCTTCACAACACAATCATGGATTTGCGGGGTAATATTCGTGTTTTCTGTCGTGTCCGGCCACCACTCGTTTCCGAAGCTGATCGATTGGAAAGCGCGTGGAAGTATCTGGACGAGCAGTCGCTGGAAATCGGGGCAACTGATGGAAGCAACAAGCGGATGGAGTTCAGCTTCGATCACGTGTTCCATTCGAAGACAACACAGGAGGACATTTTCGAGAATGTGGCTCCTCTGATCCAGTCGGCTCTGGATGGATACAATGTGTGTATTTTCGCTTACGGACAAACCGGGAGTGGCAAAACTTACACCATGGATGGCGTGACGGATCACCTGGGCGTTATTCCACGAACGGTGGATTTGATTTTCAACGCCGTCGAGGACTACAAACGACTTGGATGGGAGTACGAG ATTCGTGTGAATTTCTTGGAAATCTACAATGAAATTTTGTACGATTTGCTGGATTCATCCGGTACCACGAAGGAGCTGGAAATTCGCATGGCAAACGCAAAGAACAAAACCGACGTTTACGTATCGAACATCATCGAGGAAACCGTTCAAACTAAGAACCATTTGCGGCAGCTAATGTCAATTGCCAAATCGAATCGAGCCACAGCCTGCACGGCGGGAAACGAGCGGTCGTCGCGATCGCACGCAGTTACGAAAATTCAGCTAATCGGTACCCATCGAGAAAAGACTGAGCTCAGTATTGGTTCCATCAATTTGGTCGATCTGGCTGGTTCTGAAAGCCCGAAGACGAGCACCCGCATGGACGAAACTAAGAACATCAATCGATCGCTCAGCGAACTCAGCAACGTTATCTTGGCACTGGTGCAGAAAAACGAACACATCCCATACAGGAATTCTAAACTGACGCACCTTCTCATGCCCAGTCTGGGCGGTAACTCCAAAACGCTGATGTTCGTCAACGTTTCGCCCTTCCAGGATTGCTTCAACGAAACCGTCAAATCATTGAGGTTCGCTTCCCAGGTGAATGCTTGCAAGATGCAAAAAGTCAGgaagaacaaaattttaaacaattcgAGCATATTTTGA
- the LOC23687458 gene encoding uncharacterized protein LOC23687458 — protein MIILQLHQPMQVVLCPQKIKTKCMRSTQIAMNRSGNPPAEDIPLNTVRPDANDVVDGNGGKFAQKIDLHSYAGLTTILAVNLQQLYLLFTVGPELGPMFYILTTLSLISAVLVTALLPIRYILEKGLTSKILYYTSLVLYILILVFNLALQIFDHTVEKCQVLLNQPLPPVQTSDNIPK, from the exons ATGATAATATTGCAACTGCACCAACCAATGCAAGTTGTGCTTTGtccccaaaaaataaaaacgaaatGTATGCGCAGTACGCAAATAGCCATGAACCGTAGTGGAAATCCTCCGGCAGAAGATATTCCTTTGAACACTGTTCGTCCTGATGCGAATGACGTAGTTGATGGCAATGGAGGAAAGTTCGCTCAGAAAATCGACTTGCACAGCTACGCAGGACTGACGACCATTTTGGCCGTCAATCTGCAGCAGCTGTATCTGCTGTTTACCGTAGGACCGGAACTGGGGCCAATGTTTTACATTCTAACAACGCTATCTCTGATCTCCGCTGTACTCGTG acCGCTCTTCTTCCTATCCGATACATTTTGGAAAAAGGCCTTACTTCAAAGATTCTCTACTATACAAGTCTGGTGTTGTATATCCTGATACTGGTCTTCAATCTAGCCCTGCAAATTTTTGATCACACCGTGGAGAAATGTCAAGTGCTTTTGAACCAACCATTGCCGCCTGTACAGACCAGCGATAATATCCCGAAATAA